A stretch of Saccharothrix texasensis DNA encodes these proteins:
- a CDS encoding ABC transporter substrate-binding protein: MGKFRAGVAAAAVVLVAACGTDATDSGADGKIDGKITVLTNRTDLVDTKFKEYAEQFKQLHPDVEVVFEGITDYDNEVKIRMSTDNYGDVLLIPNSITSLSDLPDYFEPLGSVSELGQKYRFVTEKAFEDKVYGLAVTGNAFGFAYNKKVWAAAGVTAPPETPEDFLDALRDIKDKTDAVPLYTNYRNGWPLTQWQDARGSVSADPQVSNKMAADDSPWAEGKTQHTIDSLLFDVVANKLAEDDPLTTDWESSKSMIGTGQVATMMLGSWSITQLRAAAPNKDDIGYLPFPVQVDGKFHSAIAGDYKNGINIHSKNKDTARAWIDWFAEKSNFATAEGGISPLKDGPEPDTLADFTAAGVEYFEVDHAQDAVVTKIDDAAEIGLYEQTYRQGLVDAARGASGKSKQDVFDDLNTRWAEAKALVTK, translated from the coding sequence ATGGGAAAGTTCAGGGCGGGGGTCGCTGCCGCCGCGGTGGTCCTCGTCGCCGCGTGCGGCACTGACGCGACCGACTCCGGTGCGGACGGGAAGATCGACGGCAAGATCACCGTCCTGACGAACCGCACCGACCTGGTCGACACGAAGTTCAAGGAGTACGCGGAGCAGTTCAAGCAGCTGCACCCTGATGTCGAGGTGGTCTTCGAGGGCATCACGGACTACGACAACGAAGTCAAGATCCGGATGAGCACGGACAACTACGGCGACGTGCTGCTGATCCCGAACTCGATCACTTCGCTGTCGGACCTGCCGGACTACTTCGAGCCGCTGGGCTCGGTGTCGGAGCTGGGGCAGAAGTACCGGTTCGTCACCGAGAAGGCGTTCGAGGACAAGGTCTACGGCCTCGCGGTGACGGGCAACGCGTTCGGCTTCGCCTACAACAAGAAGGTCTGGGCCGCCGCAGGCGTGACCGCACCGCCCGAGACGCCGGAGGACTTCCTCGACGCGCTGCGCGACATCAAGGACAAGACCGACGCGGTCCCGCTGTACACGAACTACCGCAACGGCTGGCCGCTGACCCAGTGGCAGGACGCACGCGGCTCGGTCAGCGCCGACCCGCAGGTGTCGAACAAGATGGCCGCGGACGACTCGCCCTGGGCCGAGGGCAAGACCCAGCACACCATCGACTCACTGCTGTTCGACGTGGTCGCGAACAAGCTCGCCGAGGACGACCCGCTCACCACCGACTGGGAGTCGTCCAAGAGCATGATCGGCACGGGCCAGGTCGCCACCATGATGCTCGGCTCCTGGTCGATCACCCAGCTGCGCGCCGCCGCGCCGAACAAGGACGACATCGGCTACCTGCCGTTCCCGGTGCAGGTGGACGGCAAGTTCCACTCGGCCATCGCCGGGGACTACAAGAACGGCATCAACATCCACTCGAAGAACAAGGACACCGCCCGCGCGTGGATCGACTGGTTCGCCGAGAAGTCCAACTTCGCCACGGCGGAGGGTGGGATCTCCCCGCTCAAGGACGGCCCTGAACCGGACACCCTGGCCGACTTCACCGCCGCCGGCGTCGAGTACTTCGAGGTGGACCACGCCCAGGACGCCGTCGTCACCAAGATCGACGACGCGGCCGAGATCGGACTGTACGAGCAGACCTACCGACAGGGTCTGGTCGACGCGGCACGTGGTGCGAGCGGAAAGAGCAAGCAGGACGTCTTCGACGACCTGAACACCCGCTGGGCCGAGGCCAAGGCCCTGGTCACGAAGTGA
- a CDS encoding carbohydrate ABC transporter permease, with protein sequence MPVRHRKRRAGALPWLFLALPLLLLAVFTYIPVISMAWYSSTSWNGVSKRMPFVGAENYVEIFTRPQLFEVFLVSLYYVVAAFLQLGVALYFATLLSFRVRFGNLFKGLLFFPYLVNGVAIAFVFLYFFRPDGTLDSLLNFVGLSGHQWLGDPDTVNYSLAGVSVWRYTGLNFVLFLGAIQSIPSDLYEASDMDGATRWQQFRHIILPGIRPVVGLMSILALAGSLSVFEIPYIMTGGANGSRTFVIQTVDMAFRFDKVGLASAMAFVLLALVLLVTWVQRRLFPDDRSTTP encoded by the coding sequence GTGCCGGTTCGTCACCGCAAACGCCGGGCCGGTGCGCTGCCGTGGCTGTTCCTGGCGCTTCCACTGCTGCTGCTGGCGGTGTTCACCTACATCCCCGTCATCAGCATGGCCTGGTACAGCAGCACGTCGTGGAACGGCGTGAGCAAGCGGATGCCGTTCGTCGGCGCCGAGAACTACGTGGAGATCTTCACCAGACCGCAGCTGTTCGAGGTGTTCCTGGTCAGCCTCTACTACGTCGTCGCGGCGTTCCTGCAGCTCGGTGTGGCACTGTACTTCGCGACGCTGCTGAGCTTCCGGGTCCGGTTCGGGAACCTGTTCAAGGGCCTGCTGTTCTTCCCGTACCTGGTCAACGGTGTGGCCATCGCGTTCGTGTTCCTGTACTTCTTCCGGCCCGACGGCACGCTGGACTCGCTGCTGAATTTCGTCGGCCTGTCCGGGCACCAGTGGCTGGGCGACCCGGACACGGTGAACTACTCGCTGGCGGGCGTGTCCGTCTGGCGCTACACGGGCTTGAACTTCGTGCTGTTCCTCGGCGCCATCCAGTCCATCCCGTCGGACCTGTACGAGGCGTCCGACATGGACGGCGCGACCCGGTGGCAGCAGTTCCGGCACATCATCCTGCCCGGCATCCGACCGGTCGTGGGCCTGATGTCGATCCTGGCGCTGGCCGGGTCGCTGTCGGTGTTCGAAATCCCCTACATCATGACCGGCGGCGCGAACGGCAGCCGGACGTTCGTCATCCAGACCGTGGACATGGCCTTCCGGTTCGACAAGGTCGGCCTGGCCTCGGCGATGGCGTTCGTGCTCCTCGCGCTCGTGCTGCTGGTGACCTGGGTGCAGCGCCGCCTGTTCCCCGACGACCGGAGCACGACCCCATGA